The following are encoded together in the Planctobacterium marinum genome:
- a CDS encoding pilin: MNQVENNQKGFTLIELMIVVAIIGILAAIALPAYQSYSARASYSEVISAASPAKTAMEVCVQTGSPADCSTLTVQSGWTASDLVNTIAFGGAGTGGDPYTITVTPAASVVSGITATETYTLSGVESNGAITWTQGGGCQAAGLC, encoded by the coding sequence ATGAATCAAGTCGAAAACAACCAAAAAGGTTTTACACTGATAGAACTGATGATTGTTGTGGCAATTATCGGTATTTTGGCAGCCATTGCCCTACCTGCCTACCAGAGCTACTCTGCTCGGGCTTCCTATAGTGAAGTCATCTCAGCAGCCAGCCCTGCAAAAACAGCCATGGAAGTGTGCGTGCAAACCGGCTCTCCAGCGGATTGTTCTACGTTGACAGTACAATCTGGTTGGACAGCTTCTGATTTGGTGAACACTATCGCATTTGGCGGAGCAGGTACCGGAGGTGACCCCTACACCATCACAGTGACGCCGGCTGCCAGTGTAGTAAGTGGTATCACTGCAACTGAGACCTATACTCTGTCTGGTGTGGAATCCAATGGAGCCATTACCTGGACTCAAGGCGGCGGCTGTCAGGCAGCAGGTCTGTGCTAA
- the nadC gene encoding carboxylating nicotinate-nucleotide diphosphorylase, whose amino-acid sequence MTQFQTLLDAEITLSVLTSLWQDLGESPFQQLANGIPTPEIAKQQLRAMLNYDVTASLIAEDDTAHAAVICKENCIFVGKAWVEETFMLLDDGLDIIWHTQDGQAHQAGDTLFEIIGNTRAILTGERTALNFAQTLSATATEVAHYAELLVGFNTQILDTRKTIPGLRYGQKYAVTCGGGANHRIGLYDRFLIKENHIMGCGSITAAITTARKRDNRLLVEVEVENLSELKQAISAGADIIMLDNFSLADVEKAVAINQGQCKLEVSGNVEAERLHEIANTGVDFISSGAITKNIKAIDLSLRLSN is encoded by the coding sequence ATGACCCAGTTCCAGACTTTACTCGACGCCGAGATCACGCTGTCAGTGCTCACCAGTCTCTGGCAAGACCTCGGCGAGTCCCCTTTCCAACAGTTAGCAAACGGCATTCCGACGCCAGAGATTGCCAAACAACAACTGCGAGCTATGCTCAATTACGATGTTACCGCCAGCCTGATTGCTGAAGACGACACGGCACATGCGGCAGTGATCTGCAAAGAAAATTGCATTTTTGTGGGTAAAGCTTGGGTAGAAGAAACCTTTATGTTGCTCGATGATGGCCTCGACATAATATGGCATACTCAAGATGGCCAAGCCCATCAAGCTGGTGATACTCTGTTTGAGATTATAGGTAATACCCGTGCAATTCTCACCGGGGAACGCACCGCTCTCAACTTCGCTCAGACTTTATCTGCAACGGCCACTGAAGTAGCTCATTACGCTGAATTATTAGTCGGTTTTAATACTCAGATATTAGACACCCGAAAAACTATTCCCGGCCTGCGTTATGGGCAAAAGTATGCGGTTACTTGTGGTGGTGGTGCCAATCATCGCATTGGTTTGTACGACCGATTTCTGATAAAAGAAAATCACATCATGGGTTGTGGCAGCATCACAGCGGCAATCACAACAGCCCGGAAAAGAGATAACCGCTTGCTGGTTGAGGTTGAAGTGGAAAATCTATCAGAGCTTAAACAAGCTATCTCTGCAGGAGCCGACATTATCATGTTAGATAATTTCAGCCTTGCTGATGTGGAAAAGGCCGTTGCCATAAACCAAGGACAATGCAAGCTGGAGGTTTCCGGTAATGTAGAAGCAGAGCGTTTACATGAAATTGCCAATACAGGGGTAGATTTTATTTCCTCTGGCGCCATTACCAAGAATATTAAGGCTATCGACCTCTCTCTGCGGTTAAGCAATTAA